In Solanum stenotomum isolate F172 chromosome 6, ASM1918654v1, whole genome shotgun sequence, one DNA window encodes the following:
- the LOC125866735 gene encoding eukaryotic translation initiation factor 4B1 encodes MSKSPWGNIGAWAAEAERAEAEEKEQAAAEAAAAAAAPTGAGAGKDTQSYPSLKEAVNTKQKKKTKMSLQEFTMQSTYTPAGGYGSGSTSRLTPEEMLRLPTGPKERSADEMQHGRLGGGFSNYGSRGMGPPSGRGRDREADGDGSWGGNRRSYGGFDDDRRGPPSRGSDYDQPSRADEVDNWASSKKSLPMQSLDSGSARSNRYGSLGSGDGISRADGDDNWGASKKSNVAPPPQGRSWFPDSRPEPERWSREANHERQRLVLDPPKMEVGSENVNETVVKVNKPNPFGAARPREEVLAEKGLDWKKMDKEIEVKKGIGSRPTSSHSSRPGSSQSVRSEGTTLQGGMVEGGGVKPKPKVNPFGDAKPREVLLEEKGLDWRKIDLDLEHRRVDRPETEEEKNLKEEIEQLRKEATECSEEDKTNLQNVINQKEKDLELLIRDLDDKVRFSQKPIQRPGSGSGRGAGHPDRSLSHQASYEDRRAGDQMDRPRSRGGGDAWARPSDQMERPRSRSGADAWARQNEQVERPRSRGGGDAWARPGDERRSFQGGRGGYFGSRESDRTRSGDKW; translated from the exons ATGTCGAAATCTCCATGGGGAAATATCGGCGCTTGGGCCGCCGAAGCCGAAAGGGCCGAAGCCGAGGAAAAGGAACAAGCCGCTGCCGAAGCTGCTGCTGCTGCCGCTGCGCCAACCGGCGCCGGCGCCGGGAAAGACACCCAGAGTTACCCTAGCCTAAAGGAAGCCGTTAACACCAAGCAGAAGAAGAAAACCAAGATGAGCTTACAAGAGTTCACGATGCAGAGCACCTACACCCCTGCCGGAGGCTATGGCTCCGGATCCACTAGCCGCTTAACTCCCGAAGAGATGCTCCGCCTTCCCACCGGTCCAAAGGAACGATCCGCTGATGAAATGCAACATGGTCGTCTTGGTGGTGGGTTTTCTAACTATGGGTCCCGTGGTATGGGCCCACCATCCGGTCGGGGACGAGACCGAGAGGCTGATGGTGACGGTTCCTGGGGTGGTAATCGGAGGTCGTATGGTGGATTTGATGATGATCGACGAGGTCCACCTTCTAGGGGTTCCGATTATGATCAACCATCTAGAGCTGACGAGGTTGATAATTGGGCTTCATCGAAGAAATCGTTACCCATGCAATCACTGGATTCCGGTTCCGCCCGTTCCAATAGGTATGGTTCTCTCGGATCCGGAGATGGAATTTCTAGGGCTGATGGTGATGACAATTGGGGTGCTTCGAAAAAGTCCAATGTCGCCCCACCACCACAAGGGAGGTCTTGGTTCCCTGATTCGAGGCCTGAACCAGAGCGTTGGTCTCGTGAGGCAAACCATGAAAGGCAGAGATTGGTTCTGGATCCGCCCAAGATGGAGGTGGGAAGTGAAAATGTGAACGAGACTGTGGTGAAAGTGAACAAGCCTAATCCATTTGGGGCGGCGAGGCCACGAGAGGAGGTGTTGGCGGAGAAGGGATTGGACTGGAAGAAAATGGATAAGGAAATTGAGGTGAAGAAGGGAATTGGAAGTAGGCCAACAAGCTCACACTCAAGTAGGCCTGGGAGTTCACAGTCGGTCCGTTCTGAAGGCACAACATTGCAAGGGGGAATGGTGGAAGGTGGTGGTGTTAAACCTAAGCCAAAGGTTAATCCTTTTGGAGATGCAAAGCCTAGGGAAGTTTTGCTTGAAGAAAAAGGTTTAGACTGGAGAAAGATTGATTTGGATTTGGAGCATCGACGTGTTGACAG ACCAGAGACGGAGGaggaaaagaatctgaaagaagaAATAGAGCAGCTCAGAAAGGAAGCTACAGAGTGTTCAGAGGAGGACAAGACTAATTTACAGAATGTGATTAATCAGAAAGAGAAGGACTTGGAACTGCTGATCCGTGATTTGGATGACAAAGTCCGTTTCAGTCAGAAACCCATTCAAAGGCCAGGCTCTGGATCAGGCAGGGGTGCTGGACATCCTGATAGGAGCCTTTCTCATCAAGCATCTTATGAGGACCGTAGAGCTGGTGATCAGATGGACAGGCCTAGATCACGCGGTGGAGGAGATGCATGGGCAAGACCAAGTGACCAAATGGAGAGGCCTCGATCACGTAGTGGTGCAGATGCATGGGCCAGGCAAAATGAACAGGTGGAGAGGCCTCGATCACGGGGTGGTGGAGATGCATGGGCAAGGCCAGGTGATGAGAGAAGATCTTTCCAAGGAGGTAGAGGAGGATATTTTGGCAGCCGGGAGTCTGATAG GACAAGATCCGGGGACAAATGGTGA
- the LOC125866746 gene encoding GDSL esterase/lipase At3g26430-like, whose amino-acid sequence MELSNYSKNVVLLVLLIVFPFSIAAKSNSPCDFPAVFNFGDSNSDTGGLSAAFGQAGPPAGETFFGAPAGRYCDGRLVIDFIAESLGIPHLSSFLDALGSNFSHGANFATAGSTIRPQNTTLHQSGFSPISLNVQSYEFNDFLHRSQIIRNKGNVFSKLMPKEKHFSEGLYTFDIGQNDLTAGYFNNMSTDQVRAYVPDVIDQFKTVIQGIYSRGGRYFWIHNTGPVGCLPYVLDRLLITAGQVDKAGCASPFNEVAQYFNAKLKEAVIQLRKDLPLAALTYVDVYSVKYELIYRANKHGFEYPLQACCGHGGKYNFNINHGCGSKIKVKGKEIILGKSCKNPSERINWDGVHFTEAANKWVFEQIVNGLYSDPPLPLNMACHKK is encoded by the exons ATGGAGCTtagtaattactcaaaaaatgTGGTTCTTCTAGTGTTGCTAATTGTATTTCCATTTTCAATTGCTGCTAAGAGCAATTCACCGTGTGATTTTCCGGCGGTCTTCAACTTCGGCGACTCAAACTCCGACACCGGTGGATTGTCGGCGGCATTTGGTCAGGCTGGTCCACCCGCCGGAGAGACATTTTTTGGTGCCCCTGCCGGACGGTACTGTGATGGTCGTCTTGTTATTGATTTCATTG CTGAAAGCTTAGGAATACCACATCTAAGTTCATTCTTAGATGCATTGGGTTCAAATTTTAGTCATGGAGCCAACTTTGCCACAGCTGGTTCAACAATCAGACCACAAAACACAACTCTTCATCAAAGTGGTTTTAGCCCCATCTCATTAAACGTTCAGAGTTACGAATTCAACGATTTCCTTCACAGGTCTCAGATTATTCGTAACAAAG GGAATGTGTTTAGTAAGTTGATGCCTAAGGAGAAACATTTTTCTGAGGGGTTATACACATTTGACATTGGACAAAATGATTTAACTGCTGGTTACTTCAATAACATGTCCACTGATCAAGTTAGAGCGTATGTTCCTGATGTGATCGATCAATTCAAGACGGTTATTCAG GGTATATATAGTCGCGGTGGTAGATATTTTTGGATACATAACACAGGTCCAGTTGGTTGTCTACCATACGTATTAGATCGTCTGTTAATAACAGCAGGGCAAGTTGATAAGGCAGGTTGTGCTTCTCCTTTCAATGAAGTGGCTCAATATTTCAATGCTAAGTTGAAGGAAGCAGTGATTCAGCTAAGAAAGGATCTTCCATTAGCTGCTCTTACCTATGTTGATGTCTATTCCGTCAAGTATGAACTCATCTATCGCGCTAACAAGCATG GGTTTGAGTATCCATTACAAGCTTGTTGTGGTCATGGAGGAAAATACAACTTCAACATAAATCATGGATGTGGAAGCAAGATAAAGGTGAAAGGCAAAGAAATAATATTGGGAAAATCATGCAAAAATCCATCAGAAAGAATTAATTGGGATGGTGTACATTTCACGGAGGCTGCTAATAAATGGGTGTTTGAACAAATTGTGAATGGTTTATATTCAGACCCTCCACTTCCCTTGAATATGGCATGTCATAAAAAATAA
- the LOC125866747 gene encoding GDSL esterase/lipase At3g26430-like has product MTMVTQILILFFCLVPTQIVGNCNFAAIFNFGDSNSDTGGLSAAFGQAPYPNGETFFHAPAGRFSDGRLLIDFIAEGIDLPYLSAFLDSIGSNFSHGANFATAGSTIRPQNTTMGQSGYSPISLDVQGVQFSDFHTRSQIIRQKGNIYGKLLPKEEDFSQALYTFDIGQNDLTAGYKLNMSTDQVKAYVPDLLSQLSNVIKKVYAKGGRSFWIHNTGPVGCLPYVMDRFMITAAQVDKYGCANPFNEVSKYFNLLLKKTVVQLRKELPLAAFTYVDVYSVKYSLIGHAKKLGFENPFLACCGHGGKYNYNRFIKCGSKKVVNGKEIVIASSCKDPSVRVSWDGTHFTEAANKWIFDQIVNGSFSDPPIPLSLACNRVNH; this is encoded by the exons ATGACCATGGTAACACAAATCttgattctatttttttgtttagtgCCAACCCAAATCGTAGGCAATTGCAATTTTGCAGCCATTTTCAACTTTGGTGACTCAAACTCAGATACTGGTGGCCTTTCAGCAGCATTTGGACAAGCTCCTTATCCCAATGGTGAAACCTTCTTTCATGCCCCTGCTGGTCGATTCTCTGATGGTCGTCTCCTTATTGATTTCATTG CTGAAGGCATAGATTTGCCTTATCTTAGCGCGTTTCTTGATTCGATTGGTTCCAACTTCAGCCATGGAGCTAATTTTGCGACAGCAGGATCAACCATTAGACCTCAAAACACAACCATGGGCCAGAGTGGATACAGTCCAATTTCACTGGACGTACAAGGTGTTCAGTTCTCAGATTTTCATACAAGATCTCAGATAATTCGCCAGAAAG GAAATATCTATGGCAAATTGCTTCCCAAGGAGGAAGACTTTTCTCAAGCATTGTACACGTTTGATATCGGACAAAATGATCTCACTGCTGGCTACAAGCTTAATATGTCCACTGATCAAGTGAAGGCTTATGTTCCTGATTTACTCTCTCAGTTATCCAATGTTATAAAG AAAGTATATGCAAAAGGCGGTAGATCATTTTGGATTCATAATACTGGACCAGTAGGTTGTCTACCATACGTTATGGACCGCTTTATGATCACAGCAGCACAAGTCGATAAGTATGGTTGTGCTAATCCCTTCAATGAAGTGTCAAAGTACTTCAACCTTCTGTTGAAGAAAACTGTTGTTCAGCTCAGGAAAGAACTTCCTTTAGCTGCATTCACTTATGTTGATGTCTACTCGGTTAAATACTCACTCATTGGTCATGCAAAGAAGCTAG GATTCGAGAACCCATTCCTAGCTTGTTGTGGTCATGGTGGGAAGTACAATTACAACAGATTCATAAAATGTGGAAGCAAGAAAGTGGTGAACGGAAAAGAGATAGTGATCGCTTCTTCATGCAAGGATCCGTCAGTTCGGGTTAGTTGGGATGGAACTCACTTCACAGAAGCAGCTAATAAGTGGATATTTGATCAGATTGTTAATGGCTCGTTCTCAGATCCTCCAATTCCTTTGAGTTTGGCCTGCAACAGAGTTAACCATTGA
- the LOC125866731 gene encoding chloroplast sensor kinase, chloroplastic — protein MLLSAFPPQNPLSNPTPPPHYPPTLLFSPATFYKTTTVHASSQRLPPLTLTNAAATSSTTLRHVSGTCSEDDGDGDGDSMVTSASAVAAAIRNASTSPVEFVQTIEKDDGKNRGLVLPSVDFQRLCLEQLELFRRIVHPDSVLSVYVRPAGSYVMDRLELQRVILHPRVNATDLVILIGNFSIPAGLRIAEAALSRQEAELLPELGAVVFPMLKHPFIVGFLVAELPSTTWDKGGLNVKGWPAQEETFPLPPSTDLKSLNIKTSSDHSFEMLKFTAEQRLNAINISRSLAMAYVMDQKSILLQQSTWQNNIRMSNLVEQIRGSLSSIRTLSKMLSVQIRKSEISYDIVQDILEQGDCLSDTLKGLQDAVSLTKANIMRYSEETLKRMPKSTHPDHESVRSQLSDNLSQKLESFSLKSKDLEMPMPPIALAPLRQEGIRPCNISDVLVDLVGAVVPLAHEQKRAVLLSEVPRSLQVPIEEPALRQALGNLIEGALLRIQAGGKVEIIATGAPAGGALVIIDDDGLDMHYMTQMHSLAPFGADLFSEDRVEDNMTWNFVAGLTVSQEILESYGCVVRVISPRVTDAAIGTGGTRIELWFPSFSASSVVDGPSHEA, from the exons ATGCTGCTCTCTGCATTTCCTCCGCAGAATCCATTATCCAATCCCACTCCACCCCCTCACTACCCCCCTACCCTCCTCTTCTCCCCCGCTACCTTCTACAAAACTACAACTGTTCACGCTTCTTCCCAGAGGCTACCACCACTCACTCTCACCAACGCCGCCGCTACTTCCTCCACTACTCTCCGGCACGTGAGTGGCACCTGCTCCGAAGACGATGGAGACGGCGACGGAGACAGTATGGTTACTTCGGCGTCAGCTGTTGCTGCGGCGATACGGAATGCCTCGACGTCGCCGGTGGAGTTCGTTCAGACGATTGAAAAGGATGATGGTAAAAATAGAGGTTTGGTGCTACCGAGTGTTGATTTTCAGAGACTTTGCCTTGAACAATTGGAGCTGTTTCGCCGTATAGTTCATCCCGACTCTGTTCTTTCC GTTTATGTAAGACCAGCTGGTAGCTATGTAATGGACCGCCTAGAGTTGCAGCGGGTTATTTTACATCCACGTGTTAATGCGACTGATCTAGTGATTCTAATTGGTAACTTTAGCATTCCAGCAGGCTTAAGAATTGCTGAAGCAGCTCTTTCAAGGCAAGAG GCAGAGTTACTTCCCGAGCTTGGAGCTGTGGTGTTCCCTATGTTGAAACACCCATTTATTGTTGGATTTTTAGTTGCGGAACTCCCAAGCACTACATGGGATAAGGGAGGGCTTAATGTTAAAGGATGGCCTGCCCAGGAGGAGACTTTTCCTTTACCTCCTAGCACAGATTTGAAATCATTGAATATCAAAACTTCAAGTGACCACTCCTTTGAGATGTTAAAATTTACAGCTGAGCAAAGATTAAATGCAATAAATATTTCTCGTTCACTTGCAATGGCTTATGTCATGGATCAG AAATCAATTCTGCTCCAACAGTCCACCTGGCAAAATAATATCAGGATGAGCAACTTGGTTGAGCAA ATTCGGGGTTCTCTTTCCAGTATTCGAACTTTGAGTAAGATGTTATCTGTTCAGATTAGAAAGAGTGAG ATTTCATATGACATTGTTCAAGACATTTTGGAGCAAGGTGATTGCTTGAGTGATACTCTTAAGGGACTCCAGGATGCTGTTTCCTTAACAAAG GCTAATATAATGCGCTATAGTGAAGAAACATTGAAAAGGATGCCTAAATCAACTCATCCTGATCATGAGTCGGTGAGGTCACAGTTATCCGATAACTTGTCTCAAAAGCTAGAATCTTTCTCTTTAAAATCCAAGGATCTAGAAATGCCAATGCCACCTATTGCTCTTGCCCCTTTACGCCAGGAAGGAATCAG ACCATGCAACATTTCTGATGTACTGGTGGATTTGGTGGGAGCAGTGGTGCCTTTAGCACACGAGCAGAAGAGAGCAGTTTTACTTTCTGAGGTTCCAAGATCTTTACAGGTACCCATTGAAGAGCCTGCTCTACGCCAGGCTTTGGGTAATTTGATCGAGGGTGCTTTATTGCGTATACAAGCTGGTGGGAAAGTTGAAATCATTGCAACCGGAGCACCTGCAGGGGGTGCTCTTGTTATAATTGACGATGATGGCCTTGATATGCACTATATG ACACAGATGCACTCTCTAGCACCTTTTGGGGCAGACTTATTTTCTGAAGATAGGGTAGAGGACAACATGACATGGAACTTTGTGGCTGGACTAACTGTTTCTCAAGAAATACTGGAGAGTTATGGATGTGTAGTGCGGGTGATCTCACCAAGAGTAACAGATGCTGCAATTGGAACCGGAGGAACCCGCATAGAACTCTGGTTTCCCTCTTTTTCTGCTTCATCTGTCGTAGATGGCCCTTCTCATGAGGCTTAA